A window of bacterium contains these coding sequences:
- a CDS encoding endonuclease V: protein MHSFDVSINEALEIQNMLRKLVVLDNVVDISGVSLVGGADVAFLKKPSGSSPYPVEVSEKSGGCGEESGGELPGEKIRTSELIALAGIVIIDTSGGNVVESVYAAVPTAFPYVPGFLSFREGPAVLAALGELNNRPGVMLYDGCGIAHPRGIGLASHMGVLTGIPSVGCAKSRLCGRCDEPLQGKGSWTEIVYHDEIVGICLRTRDNVKPVYVSPGNGFSIKGAREMVMSLVGKYRLPEPTRLAHQYVTDKKKELMCQGV from the coding sequence ATGCACTCGTTTGATGTCTCTATAAACGAGGCTCTCGAAATTCAGAATATGCTCCGGAAACTTGTGGTTCTTGACAACGTTGTTGATATCAGCGGAGTTTCACTGGTGGGCGGCGCCGATGTCGCGTTTCTGAAGAAACCTTCCGGTTCTTCTCCTTATCCTGTCGAAGTCTCCGAAAAATCCGGCGGATGTGGTGAGGAAAGCGGAGGGGAACTGCCCGGTGAAAAAATCAGGACATCGGAACTAATTGCTCTTGCAGGTATCGTCATCATCGATACCTCCGGTGGAAACGTTGTCGAGAGCGTATATGCGGCTGTCCCGACAGCTTTTCCGTACGTTCCGGGATTTCTTTCATTCCGTGAGGGACCTGCGGTTCTTGCGGCTCTCGGGGAACTCAATAACCGTCCGGGCGTCATGCTGTATGACGGGTGCGGGATTGCCCATCCGAGAGGTATCGGCCTTGCATCCCACATGGGTGTGTTGACCGGAATACCTTCGGTCGGTTGTGCGAAATCGCGCCTCTGCGGCAGATGCGATGAACCCTTGCAGGGTAAAGGCAGCTGGACCGAAATTGTCTATCATGACGAAATTGTCGGTATTTGTCTCAGAACCCGTGATAACGTAAAGCCTGTCTATGTGTCTCCGGGAAACGGATTCAGTATCAAGGGCGCACGGGAAATGGTCATGTCGCTTGTCGGAAAGTACCGTCTGCCCGAACCGACACGGCTTGCCCATCAGTATGTTACTGATAAGAAGAAAGAACTTATGTGTCAGGGTGTCTAA
- the tsaD gene encoding tRNA (adenosine(37)-N6)-threonylcarbamoyltransferase complex transferase subunit TsaD, which translates to MNVLGIETSCDDTSAAVYSTDRGLLSSLVSSQLEHLEFGGVVPELASRAHLTLILPVIDRALSMAELSLDDVDGIAVTAGPGLVGSLLVGVSVAKGLSLSRNIPMIGVHHIEGHIMSNFIDQPVPGYPLLVLVVSGGHTELVVMREPLEYDVIGSTRDDAAGEAFDKVAKLLGLGYPGGPVIEKLAGDGDSSFVKFPVSTVPDYEFSFSGLKTAVL; encoded by the coding sequence GTGAACGTTCTCGGTATTGAAACATCCTGCGATGATACTTCCGCCGCCGTTTACAGCACCGATCGGGGACTTCTGTCGTCCCTTGTGTCATCCCAGCTCGAACATCTCGAATTCGGCGGCGTAGTTCCCGAGCTCGCCAGCAGGGCGCACCTGACACTCATACTTCCCGTCATCGACCGGGCGCTTTCCATGGCGGAGCTTTCACTCGATGATGTGGACGGTATCGCTGTTACCGCCGGACCGGGTCTTGTCGGATCACTCCTGGTCGGGGTAAGCGTTGCAAAAGGTCTTTCGCTGTCGCGGAATATTCCCATGATCGGCGTGCACCATATCGAGGGACACATCATGTCCAATTTTATCGACCAGCCCGTTCCCGGATATCCGCTCCTCGTTCTAGTCGTTTCGGGCGGGCATACCGAACTCGTGGTCATGCGTGAGCCGCTCGAATACGATGTCATCGGCTCGACCCGTGACGATGCCGCGGGAGAGGCATTTGACAAGGTGGCTAAGCTGCTCGGTCTCGGCTATCCGGGAGGGCCGGTTATCGAAAAACTGGCCGGAGACGGCGATTCATCATTCGTGAAATTCCCCGTGAGCACCGTGCCCGATTATGAATTTTCGTTCTCGGGGCTCAAGACCGCCGTTCT
- a CDS encoding DUF362 domain-containing protein translates to MINRRSFLKTTALAAPLGLMRPVEIHAVQSGKPAGYFGVHPFVENHPEAVFIMFTHVDVKTNSEANKSEGERFSRSVFIPRDSSGFPASNLIPIKPNITGGGGNTFDTMGIITDPFFVEGVIEGMKGLGIQGKQFHLREVNCKDWEHHVYYPIARRTGADLHNMNGRVNGINNERLADWTKTPAVISDDELQWVDVPNGMVFRKIPYLRPINSPDTFLLNIAKFKAHSMGLTLCCKNFQGAVANGYQHFCQKMKSVMNMSPEHRNPNVEKDIEASLKRHVATLPRWNRPVKKDDDPSRTPVDVYDTVCQEIWTHRTLDSLSATRFGLHVVEGIYARDGNFSRGPNPEGNEDNPKGNAWDYMTNIIIFGMDPFRIDIVGKWLGGHEPGNFGLFHIAMERGMLDVLNPMNVPVYLWEDGQAVPKPVTWFTRTPLRSYYLHKDFDGRKEPFWHLVNEPFDYGTVTEKKPSYPSKPGTGVFAQCCPTASYPLLPIEYDLPEKGTMMLEILNSKGETVTVLVNAIAERGYYMASWDTSTFESGTYAYRFRFNDYSETRELALKKS, encoded by the coding sequence ATGATAAACCGAAGAAGCTTTCTGAAAACAACTGCTCTGGCAGCCCCACTGGGACTCATGAGACCAGTCGAGATTCATGCGGTGCAGTCCGGGAAACCAGCGGGTTATTTCGGAGTCCATCCTTTTGTGGAAAATCACCCTGAAGCGGTTTTTATCATGTTTACTCATGTCGATGTCAAGACCAATTCCGAAGCTAACAAATCCGAAGGCGAACGTTTCTCCCGCTCGGTATTCATCCCCAGGGACAGTTCCGGCTTTCCCGCAAGCAATCTGATTCCCATCAAACCCAACATCACCGGCGGCGGCGGAAACACCTTCGACACCATGGGAATAATCACCGACCCGTTTTTCGTCGAGGGTGTCATCGAGGGCATGAAAGGGCTCGGAATCCAGGGTAAGCAGTTTCACCTCAGGGAAGTCAACTGCAAGGACTGGGAACACCATGTGTATTATCCGATTGCCCGCCGTACCGGGGCCGATCTCCACAACATGAACGGAAGGGTCAACGGGATAAATAACGAGCGGCTGGCCGACTGGACCAAAACTCCTGCGGTCATCAGCGATGACGAGCTCCAGTGGGTCGATGTCCCTAACGGCATGGTGTTCAGGAAAATCCCCTATCTCAGGCCGATAAACTCACCCGATACGTTTCTCCTCAACATTGCGAAATTCAAGGCGCACTCGATGGGGCTTACGCTCTGCTGCAAGAATTTTCAGGGAGCCGTCGCAAACGGGTATCAGCATTTCTGCCAGAAGATGAAGAGCGTCATGAATATGAGCCCCGAACACAGGAATCCCAATGTCGAAAAGGACATCGAGGCCAGCCTGAAACGGCATGTGGCGACACTTCCCCGGTGGAACCGGCCGGTCAAAAAGGATGACGACCCTTCGAGAACACCCGTCGATGTATACGATACCGTATGCCAGGAAATCTGGACGCACCGTACGCTGGACAGCCTTTCGGCAACGCGGTTCGGCCTCCATGTCGTCGAAGGCATCTACGCCCGCGACGGGAATTTCAGCCGCGGCCCGAATCCCGAGGGCAACGAGGATAATCCGAAGGGGAATGCATGGGACTACATGACCAATATCATCATTTTCGGCATGGACCCCTTCAGGATCGATATTGTCGGTAAATGGCTCGGAGGCCACGAACCCGGGAACTTCGGCCTCTTCCACATTGCAATGGAGCGGGGCATGCTCGATGTGCTCAATCCCATGAACGTACCAGTGTATCTCTGGGAAGACGGGCAGGCGGTGCCGAAACCGGTTACCTGGTTTACCCGTACGCCGCTCAGGAGCTATTACCTCCATAAAGATTTCGACGGCAGGAAGGAGCCGTTCTGGCACCTTGTCAACGAGCCGTTCGATTACGGCACGGTGACAGAGAAGAAGCCATCCTATCCATCGAAACCCGGAACCGGGGTATTTGCCCAGTGCTGCCCGACCGCATCATATCCCCTGCTTCCGATTGAATATGACCTGCCGGAAAAAGGCACTATGATGCTGGAGATCCTGAACAGCAAAGGGGAAACCGTGACAGTTCTCGTAAACGCCATCGCGGAGCGGGGATATTACATGGCTTCGTGGGATACGAGCACCTTCGAGTCGGGAACCTACGCGTACCGGTTCCGCTTCAACGATTACAGCGAAACGAGGGAGCTCGCTCTGAAGAAAAGCTGA
- a CDS encoding DUF362 domain-containing protein, which translates to MKRRDFIKTSAAAGLTGFIATSCSAPMRRPPKRTSGPGFDVHPFIREHPEAVFITYTDIESKKDTDAIRNAGNRLAREIIVKSKSGGYPFSQRITVKPNWTSAGPQDGKPVYEKLGINTDPNFIEGWVQGMREAGPQQYFIRECCCPQQWEPMGWKAMCERANIDLRDLSSQNFWELGPNDINFIQIPHGVVFDKMGFMSPMNEPDTFLCNIAKNKSHAMGITATIKNLQGITGRRFHQYCTAHNMVRKRFEEPYRAFLKKDFEKHIETLYAEHLKEGIPRWEKPESLEHNGIWMEQWVQRMLDSYSVTPTGICVIEAIYSQDGNGFGSGPFEPLGDYKVTSRDYMTNFILFGIDPFRLDIIAHWLDGHEPGNFGLFHIGIERGLSNVLDPHDIPIYVWKDGKAELVKLDSVKRHPLLTYFLTKDYNGGTEPKYHLCDEPFNYSAWKAGAKSADCRPTVRQLGRDARNNVILDLTLPEREYVNIRIHDRDGTVVGSLLADKLDAGTHELVWDGFASPGLYNVYVKGMGWDAAQQIVTYS; encoded by the coding sequence ATGAAAAGAAGGGATTTCATTAAAACATCTGCGGCAGCAGGATTGACCGGTTTCATCGCTACAAGCTGTTCCGCACCCATGAGACGACCGCCGAAGAGGACATCGGGGCCTGGATTCGATGTCCACCCGTTTATCCGGGAACATCCGGAAGCGGTTTTTATCACGTATACTGACATCGAATCGAAAAAGGATACCGACGCTATCCGTAACGCCGGAAACAGGCTGGCCCGGGAAATCATCGTGAAATCAAAATCGGGCGGATACCCGTTTTCACAGAGAATCACGGTAAAACCCAACTGGACATCGGCAGGACCGCAGGATGGCAAACCGGTCTATGAAAAGCTCGGGATCAACACCGATCCCAACTTTATCGAGGGCTGGGTTCAGGGCATGAGGGAAGCCGGTCCCCAGCAGTATTTCATCCGTGAATGCTGCTGTCCGCAGCAGTGGGAGCCGATGGGATGGAAGGCGATGTGCGAGCGGGCTAACATCGACCTCCGCGATCTGTCATCTCAGAATTTCTGGGAGCTCGGCCCGAACGATATCAACTTTATCCAGATTCCCCACGGTGTCGTGTTCGACAAGATGGGATTCATGTCCCCCATGAACGAGCCTGACACTTTTCTCTGCAATATCGCCAAGAACAAATCCCATGCCATGGGTATCACCGCTACGATAAAAAATCTCCAGGGAATCACCGGCAGGCGATTCCACCAGTATTGCACGGCGCACAACATGGTGCGAAAAAGATTCGAGGAGCCCTATCGGGCATTTTTAAAGAAGGATTTTGAAAAACATATCGAGACACTCTATGCCGAACACCTGAAGGAGGGTATCCCGCGCTGGGAAAAACCCGAATCGCTGGAGCACAACGGTATCTGGATGGAACAGTGGGTCCAGCGAATGCTCGACTCGTACAGCGTCACCCCGACCGGTATCTGTGTCATCGAGGCAATCTACAGCCAGGACGGCAACGGATTCGGTTCCGGCCCGTTCGAGCCGCTCGGAGATTATAAGGTTACAAGCCGCGATTACATGACCAATTTCATCCTGTTCGGAATAGACCCGTTCCGGCTCGACATCATCGCCCACTGGCTTGACGGTCATGAGCCGGGGAACTTCGGGCTTTTCCATATCGGCATCGAGCGTGGTCTCTCGAATGTGCTCGATCCCCACGATATTCCCATATATGTCTGGAAGGACGGCAAGGCCGAACTGGTGAAGCTCGACAGCGTTAAACGTCACCCGCTGCTGACGTACTTCCTCACAAAGGATTATAACGGCGGCACAGAGCCGAAATATCACCTCTGCGACGAACCGTTCAATTACTCCGCGTGGAAGGCTGGGGCAAAGTCGGCGGATTGCAGGCCGACTGTCCGTCAGCTCGGAAGGGACGCCCGGAACAATGTCATCCTCGACCTTACGCTTCCCGAACGGGAATACGTGAATATTAGAATTCACGACCGTGACGGCACCGTGGTGGGAAGTCTGCTTGCTGACAAACTCGATGCGGGAACGCACGAGCTTGTCTGGGACGGGTTCGCGTCCCCCGGCCTGTACAATGTATATGTCAAGGGAATGGGCTGGGATGCGGCACAGCAGATCGTAACATATTCTTAA